The Rissa tridactyla isolate bRisTri1 chromosome 6, bRisTri1.patW.cur.20221130, whole genome shotgun sequence DNA segment aggaggatgtgttTCTGATCACCGCTTACTTAAACACTACAATCAAGGAATGTAGCCAGGAGGTCGGGCCTGGAATAAAACCGTAAAATCAGAATTGCAATCTTTTTGATGTTTCAAAGTCTCTTTGAATGCCTTTGATACACTCAATAGCAAATTTACTGGGCTATTATCACTAATAAGCAGAAATAAGTAATATCTCTCAGAGACTTCTGTGGGCTTAATgtgtcctttaaaataaaagtttttgaaCATCACATAATTCACCTCCTGTCTTTGTCtctcctgcagcagagctccctggcCACGGCACGGCTACACCTGGGCGCCAGCAAGGGTTCTCCCAGTTCCCTCTGCCCCCCgacttctttcctctttctctcttatttgtggttttgtctaaaggaaggccaggctggatgcttTAAAGTCTCTAGGTGGTCCTGCGGGCAGCAGTGAGCCGAAACAGAACCCGTTTTCCCGGCAGAGgcgggaaaaggagaggagaggagaggagaggagaggagaggagaggagagaaaaaggaaaaggaaaaggaaaaggaaaaggaaaaggaaaaggaaaaggaaaaggaaaagggaaaagaaaaggaaaagggaaaagaaaaggaaaagggaaaagaaaagaaaagaaaagaaaagaaaagaaaagaaaagaaaagaaaagaaaaaagaaaagaaaagaaaagaaaagaaaagaaaagaaaagaaaagaaaagaaaagaaaagaaaagaaaagaaaagaaaagaaaagaaaagaaaagaaaagaaaagaaaagaaaagaaaagaaaagaaaagaaaagaaaagaaaagaaaagaaaaaagagagggaaaaggggaagcggagctgcggggggagcgggccggcggcggggagcgggtcCCCGCTGGGCTCTGCGCTGCGCTGCGCGGGTGCGGACGAGGCTCCGCGGCGCAGCCCGGCCCGGGACAGCGCCCGGCCGCGCACCCAAGGCGTGGTGCGCATAACCCCGCGGCCTTTGTTTAATGATTTTATTGAAAGAAGGAGACAGTTGTGGGGAAACAGGTTTGACGAGGAGCTGCATTTCCCCCTCGAGGGAatagctttttcccccctctctctctttctccccctttctttctgtttttggtTTCCCTTTGACATCAAAGCCAGTAATCGGTTCATTGCAGTGTCAAGatcattatttaatttatttatctcCGGGAGTTAAATAGCTACACACCTGCAGACGGGCGAGAGAGTTGGAGGGATGGTATGGCGGGGGGAATGGAAACGAAAGCCGCGGCGAGCGGAGGCTGCGGAGGGCGAGTGGGGCGAGAGAGCGGGGAAAAGAGGCGGAGAAGCAGAAACAGAGGAAGCgagaaaagggaggaaggaagagaaaaagaggaagaaagagggggaaagagaaggagaagggaaggagagaaagaaacagagagagaagggagaaaatgagagaggaaaggaggtggagagaggaagagagagaaaagagagaaaaataaataaatgaagacaagaaggaaggaaggagagaaggagagaaagagggagagaaagaaagagaaagaaagagagaaagagagaaagagaaagaacgaaagaaagagagaaagagagaaagagagaaagaaagaaagagagaaagagagagaaagagagaaagaaagaaagaaagagagaaagagagaaagagacaaagaaagaaagaaagaaagaaagaaagaaagaaagaaagaaagaaagaaagaaagaaggcaagaaagagagaaagagagagagaaagagagagagagagaaagagagaaggaaagaaggaaagaaagaaagaaagatggaaagaaagaaagatggaaagaaagacggaaagaaagatggaaagatggaaagatggaaagatggaaagatggaaagaaagaaagaaagaaagaaagaaagaaagaaagaaagaaagaaagaaagaaaagaaagaaagaaagaaagaaagaaagaaagaaagaaagaaagaaagaaagaaaga contains these protein-coding regions:
- the LOC128911060 gene encoding uncharacterized protein LOC128911060, whose amino-acid sequence is MVWRGEWKRKPRRAEAAEGEWGERAGKRGGEAETEEARKGRKEEKKRKKEGEREGEGKERTKKERKKERKKERKKERKKEGERKRKEKKKGKKGI